A genomic window from Bubalus bubalis isolate 160015118507 breed Murrah chromosome 13, NDDB_SH_1, whole genome shotgun sequence includes:
- the CUL4A gene encoding cullin-4A isoform X2, translating to MFSPCIKAVENLCSHKVSPTLYQQLRQACEGHVQAQILQFREDSLDSVLFLKKINTCWQDHCRQMIMIRSIFLFLDRTYVLQNSTLPSIWDMGLELFRNHIISDKMVQTKTIDGILLLIERERSGEAVDRSLLRSLLGMLSDLQVYKDSFELKFLEETNCLYAAEGQRLMQEREVPEYLDHVSKRLEEEADRVITYLDHSTQKPLIACVEKQLLGEHLTAILQKGLDHLLDENRVPDLTQMFQLFSRVRGGQQALLQHWSDYIKTFGTTIVINPEKDKDMVQDLLDFKDRVDHVIDVCFQRSEKFINLMKESFETFINKRPNKPAELIAKHVDSKLRAGNKEATDEELERMLDKVMILFRFIHGKDVFEAFYKKDLAKRLLVGKSASVDAEKSMLSKLKHECGAAFTSKLEGMFKDMELSKDIMVHFKQYMQNQSDPGSIDLTVNILTMGYWPTYTPMEVHLTPEMIKLQEVFKTFYLGKHSGRKLQWQTTLGHAVLKAEFKEGKKEFQVSLFQTLVLLMFNEGDGFSFEDIRMATGIEDSELRRTLQSLACGKARVLLKSPKGKEVEDGDKFLFNAEFKHKLFRIKINQIQMKETVEEQVSTTERVFQDRQYQIDAAIVRIMKMRKTLGHNLLVSELYNQLKFPVKPGDLKKRIESLIDRDYMERDKDSPNQYHYVA from the exons GCTGTTGAAAACCTTTGTTCCCACAAAGTGTCCCCCACGCTCTACCAGCAGCTGCGCCAGGCCTGCGAAGGCCACGTCCAAGCACAGATCCTTCAGTTCAGAGA AGACTCACTAGACAGTGTGTTGTTTCTCAAGAAGATTAACACGTGCTGGCAGGACCACTGCAGACAGATG ATCATGATCCGGAGCATCTTCCTGTTCCTGGACCGCACGTACGTGCTACAGAACTCCACGCTGCCTTCCATCTG GGATATGGGGTTAGAGCTGTTTAGAAACCACATTATCAGTGATAAAATGGTCCAGACGAAAACCATTGATGGCATCCTGCTGCTGATCGAGCGGGAGCGGAGCGGCGAGGCGGTGGACCGGAGCCTGCTGCGGAGCCTGCTGGGCATGCTGTCCGACCTCCAG GTATATAAAGACTCATTTGAACTGAAATTTTTGGAAGAAACGAATTGTTTATATGCTGCAGAAGGCCAGAGGTTAATGCAAGAAAGAGAG GTTCCAGAGTATCTTGACCACGTGAGTAAGCGCTTGGAGGAGGAGGCGGACCGCGTGATCACATACCTGGATCACAGCACACA GAAACCACTGATCGCCTGTGTGGAGAAGCAGCTCTTGGGAGAACATTTAACAGCAATTCTGCAGAAAG GGCTGGACCACCTGCTGGACGAGAACCGAGTGCCGGACCTCACGCAGATGTTCCAGCTGTTCAGCCGCGTGCGGGGCGGCCAGCAGGCGCTGCTCCAGCACTGGAGCGATTACATCAAG ACTTTTGGGACAACGATCGTCATCAATCCTGAAAAGGACAAAGACATGGTGCAGGACCTGCTGGACTTCAAGGACCGAGTGGACCACGTGATAGACGTGTGCTTCCAGCGGAGCGAGAAGTTCATCAACCTGATGAAAGAGTCCTTCGAGACGTTCATCAACAAGAGGCCCAATAAGCCTGCGGAGCTGATCG CAAAGCACGTAGACTCAAAACTGAGAGCAGGGAATAAGGAGGCGACGGACGAGGAGCTGGAGCGGATGCTGGACAAGGTCATGATCCTGTTCCGGTTCATCCACG GTAAAGATGTGTTTGAAGCATTTTACAAAAAAGATTTAGCAAAAAGACTCCTGGTTGGAAAAAGTGCCTCCGTCGATGCTGAAAAATCTATGTTGTCGAAGCTGAAGCACG AGTGCGGGGCCGCGTTCACCAGCAAGCTGGAGGGCATGTTTAAGGACATGGAGCTCTCCAAGGACATCATGGTTCATTTCAAGCAG TACATGCAGAATCAGAGTGACCCGGGCTCCATAGACCTGACCGTGAACATACTGACCATGGGCTACTGGCCGACATACACACCCATGGAGGTGCACCTGACTCCAGAG ATGATCAAGCTCCAGGAAGTGTTTAAGACGTTTTATCTGGGGAAGCACAGTGGGCGGAAGCTTCAGTGGCAGACGACGCTGGGCCACGCGGTGCTGAAAGCGGAGTTCAAGGAG GGGAAGAAGGAGTTCCAGGTGTCCCTGTTCCAGACGCTGGTGCTGCTCATGTTCAATGAAGGGGACGGCTTCAGCTTCGAGGACATCAGGATGGCCACAGGCATAGAGGACAGCGAGCTGCGGAGGACGCTGCAGTCCCTGGCCTGCGGCAAAGCCCGCGTCCTCCTCAAGAGCCCCAAAGGGAAGGAGGTGGAGGATGGAGACAAGTTCCTCTTCAACGCAGAGTTCAAGCACAAGCTCTTTCGCATAAAGATCAACCAGATTCAGATGAAGGAGACA GTGGAGGAGCAGGTCAGCACCACGGAGCGCGTGTTCCAGGACCGGCAGTACCAGATCGACGCCGCCATCGTCAGGATCATGAAGATGAGGAAGACGCTGGGCCACAACCTGCTTGTCTCCGAGCTGTACAATCAGCTCAAGTTCCCAGTCAAG CCTGGAGATCTGAAGAAGCGGATCGAGTCTCTCATAGACAGGGACTACATGGAGAGGGACAAAGACAGCCCAAACCAGTACCACTACGTGGCCTGA